In a genomic window of Vicia villosa cultivar HV-30 ecotype Madison, WI unplaced genomic scaffold, Vvil1.0 ctg.003591F_1_1, whole genome shotgun sequence:
- the LOC131641243 gene encoding ras-related protein RABA1b → MAGYRADDDYDYLFKVVLIGDSGVGKSNLLSRFTKNEFNLESKSTIGVEFATRTLNVDSKVIKAQIWDTAGQERYRAITSAYYRGAVGALLVYDVTRHATFENVDRWLKELRNHTDSNIVVMLVGNKADLRHLVAVSTEDGKSYAEKESLYFMETSALEATNVENAFAEVLTQIYHIVSKKTVEGAENGNASVPAKGEKIDLKNDVSALKRVGCCSS, encoded by the exons ATGGCGGGTTACAGAGCCGACGACGACTACGACTATCTCTTCAAGGTAGTTCTGATCGGCGACTCCGGCGTCGGCAAATCGAATCTTCTTTCTCGGTTCACGAAGAACGAGTTCAATCTCGAGTCCAAATCCACCATTGGCGTTGAATTCGCTACTCGTACTTTGAATGTTGATTCCAAAGTCATTAAGGCTCAGATCTGGGATACTGCTGGTCAGGAGAG GTATCGTGCCATCACCAGTGCTTACTATCGCGGGGCAGTTGGTGCACTTCTTGTATACGATGTTACACGCCATGCAACATTTGAAAACGTTGACAGATGGCTGAAAGAACTGCGAAACCACACAGATTCCAACATTGTTGTGATGCTTGTTGGCAACAAAGCAGATCTTCGTCACCTTGTTGCCGTATCAACTGAAGACGGGAAGTCTTATGCTGAGAAAGAATCACTTTACTTTATGGAAACCTCAGCTCTTGAGGCTACAAATGTAGAGAATGCATTTGCTGAAGTTCTGACTCAAATCTACCATATCGTTAGCAAGAAAACGGTAGAGGGTGCTGAAAATGGAAACGCATCTGTGCCGGCCAAAGGAGAGAAAATAGATCTTAAAAATGATGTCTCTGCCTTGAAGAGAGTTGGTTGCTGCTCAAGCTAA